From Myxocyprinus asiaticus isolate MX2 ecotype Aquarium Trade chromosome 10, UBuf_Myxa_2, whole genome shotgun sequence, the proteins below share one genomic window:
- the ihha gene encoding indian hedgehog signaling molecule a: MRLPVVFGILVGCALIFAPVNEGCGPGRGYGKRRPPKKLTPLNYKQFSPNVAEKTLGASGRHEGKISRNSERFKELTPNYNPDIIFKDEENTGADRLMTQRCKDKLNSLAISVRNMWPGLKLRVTEGWDEDGHHFEDSLHYEGRAIDITTSDRDRNKYGMLARLAVEAGFDWVYYESKAHVHCSVKSEHSVATKTGGCFPASALVTVEDGSMKTIESIQPGEKVLASSKSDGSGPLIYSEVIAFLDRDSSVQKQFYTIETDSGAKLTLTAAHLLFVFQGNCSGPVVSGELQSVFASDVLPGQCVVSTQGAGQQGHLSRVTKIQIQEDKGVFAPLTRHGTVVVNGIVSSCYAAVDQHWLAHWAFGPLRVLHSWGGPVGHQAMGIHWYSSLLHWVGTHVLDPKHFHPWSMMDNDR, from the exons ATGCGTCTCCCCGTGGTGTTTGGGATCCTCGTCGGCTGCGCCCTGATTTTCGCACCTGTTAACGAGGGCTGTGGGCCGGGGAGGGGATATGGGAAAAGGCGGCCTCCGAAGAAACTGACACCCCTTAATTACAAGCAGTTTAGTCCAAATGTTGCCGAAAAGACACTGGGAGCCAGCGGAAGACACGAGGGCAAGATAAGCAGGAACTCTGAGCGCTTTAAAGAGCTGACGCCGAACTACAACCCAGATATCATCTTCAAAGATGAGGAGAACACAGGTGCGGATCGACTCATGACGCAG CGCTGTAAAGATAAGCTGAACTCTTTGGCTATCTCAGTGAGGAACATGTGGCCCGGGTTGAAGCTCCGGGTGACTGAGGGCTGGGATGAAGACGGCCATCATTTTGAAGATTCACTGCACTACGAGGGCAGAGCTATCGATATCACCACCTCTGATCGCGACCGCAATAAATATGGCATGTTGGCACGTCTAGCAGTGGAGGCCGGTTTTGATTGGGTCTACTATGAGTCCAAAGCtcacgtccactgcagtgttaaGTCAG AGCACTCTGTGGCTACTAAGACTGGGGGCTGTTTTCCAGCTTCTGCTCTCGTCACTGTTGAGGATGGTAGCATGAAGACCATAGAGAGCATACAGCCTGGAGAGAAAGTACTTGCATCATCAAAGAGTGATGGCAGCGGACCGCTCATCTACAGTGAAGTTATCGCCTTCCTGGACCGAGATTCTTCTGTACAGAAGCAGTTCTACACCATTGAAACAGACTCAGGTGCTAAACTGACCCTGACGGCAGCCCATCTCCTGTTTGTATTTCAGGGGAATTGCTCAGGGCCTGTAGTGAGTGGAGAGCTGCAATCTGTGTTTGCTAGTGACGTTCTGCCAGGTCAGTGTGTGGTGTCCACACAAGGAGCAGGACAGCAGGGGCATCTGTCCCGGGTCACTAAGATCCAAATCCAGGAGGACAAGGGGGTTTTTGCTCCACTCACCCGCCATGGCACAGTGGTGGTCAATGGCATAGTTTCCTCCTGCTATGCAGCCGTGGACCAGCACTGGCTGGCTCACTGGGCTTTTGGCCCACTCAGGGTACTCCATAGCTGGGGAGGGCCAGTTGGACATCAGGCCATGGGGATACACTGGTATTCCTCACTGCTGCACTGGGTCGGGACTCATGTGCTGGACCCGAAACATTTCCACCCCTGGAGCATGATGGACAATGACAGATGA